The following coding sequences are from one Elusimicrobium minutum Pei191 window:
- a CDS encoding PhoH family protein, with protein MKKIYVLDTNVLLHDVQAMEAFEDNEIIVPIVVIEELDNFKTHSDERGKNARIVSRALDSYREKGRLSEGVPTNSGGTLRIEMERANVLPTGFVFNKSDNGILNIAYSLKLKEETRKTNKKPVIIVTKDTNLRLKSEALGIEAQDFITDKINFSELYTGVAEVETDASVIDALYKNKTVPLPAAGTYYPNQFIIFKSNDGSKKSAIGRVGNNGEPNVKLLSQTEPVAWGIKPLNKEQRFAMELLLDDSLDIVTLVGAAGTGKTLITLATGLQRTLDEEKYRRLVVCRSIVPVGKDIGFLPGTKEEKLEVWMGAIYDNMAFLADRRNPDEGEEKAKYILDSGKVEIASITHIRGRSLPQQYMIVDDAQNLTPHEMKTILTRAGEGTKVVVTGDPYQIDTPYLDAESNGLTYLVDRFKGQKNHGHVTFTKTERSRLADLASHLL; from the coding sequence ATGAAAAAAATATATGTTTTGGATACTAATGTGTTGCTGCATGACGTACAGGCAATGGAAGCGTTTGAAGATAATGAAATAATTGTTCCCATAGTTGTTATAGAGGAGCTTGATAATTTTAAAACCCATTCGGACGAAAGGGGCAAAAACGCCAGAATAGTATCGCGCGCTTTAGATTCTTACAGGGAAAAAGGTCGCCTTAGCGAAGGCGTACCCACAAACAGCGGCGGAACGTTAAGAATAGAAATGGAAAGGGCCAACGTGCTTCCTACTGGGTTTGTTTTTAATAAATCAGACAACGGTATTTTAAATATAGCCTACTCTCTTAAATTAAAAGAAGAAACCCGCAAAACCAACAAAAAACCCGTTATTATAGTTACAAAAGACACAAATTTACGCTTAAAATCTGAGGCTTTGGGTATTGAAGCGCAAGATTTTATAACGGATAAAATTAACTTTAGCGAACTTTATACCGGCGTTGCGGAAGTGGAGACGGATGCATCCGTAATAGACGCTCTTTATAAAAACAAAACCGTGCCGTTACCTGCGGCCGGCACATATTATCCAAACCAATTTATAATTTTTAAATCTAATGACGGAAGCAAAAAATCGGCTATCGGCCGCGTGGGCAACAATGGTGAGCCAAACGTAAAACTTTTATCTCAAACAGAGCCTGTGGCATGGGGTATAAAACCTTTAAATAAGGAACAGCGTTTTGCCATGGAACTTTTGTTAGACGACAGTTTAGACATTGTTACCTTAGTCGGTGCGGCAGGCACGGGTAAAACCTTAATTACGTTAGCTACCGGTTTACAAAGAACTTTAGACGAAGAAAAATACAGAAGGCTTGTTGTTTGCCGTTCCATAGTTCCTGTAGGTAAAGATATCGGCTTTTTACCGGGCACAAAAGAAGAAAAACTTGAAGTATGGATGGGCGCTATTTATGATAATATGGCTTTCCTGGCCGACCGCAGGAACCCCGATGAAGGCGAGGAAAAGGCTAAATATATTTTAGATTCCGGTAAAGTTGAAATCGCTTCAATTACGCATATAAGAGGCCGCAGCTTGCCGCAACAATATATGATTGTTGATGACGCGCAAAACCTTACGCCGCATGAAATGAAAACCATTTTAACCCGCGCGGGCGAAGGCACCAAAGTCGTTGTCACGGGCGATCCTTACCAAATTGACACGCCTTATTTGGACGCGGAATCAAACGGCCTTACCTATTTAGTTGACAGGTTTAAAGGACAAAAAAACCACGGACACGTAACATTTACAAAAACCGAACGCAGCCGCCTGGCGGACTTGGCGTCGCATCTGCTTTAA
- the xerA gene encoding site-specific tyrosine recombinase/integron integrase → MDMLDFKNYLSFERQLSKNTIYAYTNDVGDFFAFCEENNTAPQNVRPDFIDEYIYHLKQKGLSPKSVFRKTQAVKSFYKYLIINGDIKEDPCRFLLSPKLTQKIPETLTKEEISRLLSFPPKTFAEIRTLTILELFYACGLRVSELVSLRIESVNLKDKWVLAYGKGAKQRFIPIHDRAVKVLEIYLSEREKYLKGKESASEIFINKNGKKISRMSVWKDVNDLGRLAGIERSLHPHLFRHTFATHLLIGGADLRSLQEMLGHADLQTTQIYTHLDVQSLKEKHKKFHPRG, encoded by the coding sequence ATGGACATGTTGGACTTTAAAAATTACCTTTCATTTGAAAGGCAGTTATCTAAAAACACAATATACGCTTATACAAATGACGTAGGGGATTTTTTTGCTTTCTGCGAGGAAAACAATACCGCGCCGCAAAACGTCCGTCCTGATTTTATAGACGAATATATTTACCATTTAAAACAAAAAGGGCTTTCTCCTAAAAGCGTTTTCAGAAAAACGCAAGCCGTTAAAAGTTTTTATAAATATTTAATAATTAACGGTGATATAAAAGAGGATCCGTGCCGTTTTTTGCTGTCCCCCAAGCTTACCCAAAAAATACCGGAAACTTTAACCAAAGAAGAAATTAGCCGTCTGTTATCTTTCCCTCCAAAAACATTCGCGGAAATACGAACTCTTACAATTTTGGAATTATTTTACGCCTGCGGCCTTCGTGTTAGCGAGCTTGTTTCTTTAAGGATTGAAAGTGTTAATCTTAAAGATAAATGGGTGCTTGCCTATGGCAAAGGCGCCAAACAGCGTTTTATTCCCATTCATGATCGTGCCGTAAAAGTGTTGGAAATTTATTTGTCCGAAAGGGAAAAATATTTAAAAGGAAAGGAAAGCGCGTCTGAAATTTTTATAAATAAAAACGGTAAAAAAATAAGCCGCATGAGCGTGTGGAAAGATGTTAATGACCTTGGCAGGCTTGCCGGGATAGAGCGTTCTTTACACCCGCATTTATTCAGGCACACTTTTGCGACACATTTGCTTATAGGCGGCGCGGATTTGAGAAGTTTGCAAGAAATGCTTGGCCACGCAGATTTGCAGACAACGCAGATTTATACTCATTTAGACGTACAGAGTTTAAAAGAAAAACATAAAAAGTTTCATCCCAGGGGGTAG
- the cysK gene encoding cysteine synthase A, producing the protein MRKLNNILAAVGNTPLVKVNNIDCNGANIYLKLESFNPLSSVKDRLAYCIIKTAEEDGTLKTGGTIVEASSGNTGIGLAFIAAAKGYKLILTMPESVSVERRAVLTALGTKLILTPKEKGMKGAIEAAQKILQNTPGSFFADQFGNPANPAIHRQTTAVEILNAMEGESVDCFVAGVGTGGTITGVGEVLKEKKQTKIVAVEPFKSPVLSGGDPAPHNLQGIGAGFIPKVLNTKIIDEIIKVKEEDAYFCSRELAVKEGVFAGISSGAAMSAALEISKKNEYKGKNIIVLLPDTGERYLSTPLWAVN; encoded by the coding sequence ATGAGAAAATTAAATAATATTCTTGCGGCAGTGGGCAACACTCCGCTTGTTAAAGTAAATAATATCGATTGTAACGGAGCTAACATATATCTTAAGCTTGAAAGTTTTAACCCTTTAAGCAGTGTTAAAGACAGGCTTGCGTATTGCATTATTAAAACGGCGGAGGAAGACGGTACTTTAAAAACAGGCGGTACTATAGTTGAAGCCAGCAGCGGTAATACTGGAATAGGCCTTGCGTTTATAGCCGCAGCTAAAGGATATAAACTTATTCTTACCATGCCCGAAAGCGTAAGTGTGGAAAGGCGTGCCGTTTTGACTGCTTTGGGAACAAAATTAATTTTAACGCCGAAAGAAAAAGGCATGAAAGGGGCTATTGAGGCGGCGCAAAAAATTTTACAAAACACTCCCGGCTCTTTTTTTGCCGACCAGTTCGGCAACCCCGCCAACCCCGCCATACACAGGCAGACTACTGCTGTTGAAATTTTAAACGCCATGGAAGGCGAAAGCGTTGACTGTTTTGTTGCCGGCGTTGGAACAGGCGGAACAATAACCGGCGTTGGCGAAGTTTTAAAAGAAAAAAAGCAAACAAAAATTGTTGCCGTTGAGCCTTTTAAATCCCCCGTACTTTCAGGCGGAGACCCCGCGCCGCATAATTTGCAAGGCATAGGGGCAGGCTTTATTCCTAAAGTGTTAAACACAAAAATAATTGATGAAATTATTAAAGTAAAAGAAGAAGACGCTTACTTTTGCTCGCGCGAACTTGCTGTTAAAGAAGGCGTTTTCGCGGGTATTTCAAGCGGGGCCGCCATGAGCGCCGCTTTGGAAATAAGCAAAAAAAATGAGTATAAGGGAAAAAATATTATTGTTTTACTGCCCGACACCGGAGAGCGTTATTTAAGCACTCCGTTATGGGCCGTAAACTAA
- a CDS encoding tetratricopeptide repeat protein, producing MKRFLFAVFIFMVGFAFAQHQSITECLDEGKRSFAKSNLDKSQQTFLDCYSMDPENVDVLISLASIYLAQNNLSAAKNFFEKALTLLPSTSPYHAYCHSRLGDIYFKQGDFKTAKQHYEKSLKYNYANVNSIIGRGVILEYEGFPAEAARAYRTALAVEPYNPIARENYRRLEPLIITENEMLDALKERNAVPQDAQAVTLENKDLYLKIHRAEQSMGIEYLKDKYKGKVPKGLIVEKNTGTPELRFMLTEKGYNEVMRIMSRDAVNFFARAKVPPSQIYQLRDLRGLLVFDDKGILTEEGIGVYSKALEGERAFLLPTEKMPASKKDLDALDALVKKGLVEISSKEYSYIKEKTDCSDETLKTKLAVTTLPFNKTLRYFVMPPSQTGDLDTDVRAFPYYYAVNHRKDSFYGENKKQPVHSSFFGTGGNKDIKLCNKSGILVYGP from the coding sequence ATGAAACGATTTCTGTTCGCAGTGTTTATTTTTATGGTAGGCTTTGCTTTTGCCCAGCACCAGAGCATAACCGAGTGCCTGGACGAGGGTAAAAGGTCTTTTGCCAAATCTAACCTGGATAAATCACAGCAAACGTTTTTGGACTGTTATTCTATGGATCCCGAAAATGTTGACGTGCTTATAAGCCTGGCCAGTATTTATTTGGCCCAGAATAATTTATCCGCCGCTAAAAACTTTTTTGAAAAAGCATTAACTCTTCTTCCTTCAACTTCCCCTTACCACGCATACTGCCATTCAAGATTAGGGGATATTTACTTTAAACAAGGGGATTTTAAAACCGCCAAACAACATTACGAAAAATCTTTAAAATATAATTACGCCAACGTAAACTCCATTATCGGCCGCGGCGTTATTTTAGAATATGAGGGCTTTCCGGCAGAAGCGGCAAGAGCATACCGCACGGCTTTAGCGGTTGAGCCGTATAACCCCATAGCCAGGGAAAACTACAGAAGGCTTGAACCTTTGATTATTACTGAAAACGAAATGCTTGACGCGCTTAAAGAAAGAAACGCCGTCCCCCAGGACGCGCAAGCTGTTACGCTTGAAAACAAGGATTTATATTTAAAAATACACCGCGCGGAACAGAGTATGGGCATTGAATATCTTAAAGACAAATATAAGGGAAAAGTACCCAAAGGACTTATTGTTGAGAAAAATACTGGCACACCCGAGCTTCGCTTCATGCTTACCGAAAAAGGATATAACGAAGTTATGCGCATTATGAGCAGAGACGCCGTAAATTTTTTCGCGCGCGCAAAAGTGCCCCCTTCACAAATTTACCAGCTTAGAGATTTGCGCGGACTTCTTGTTTTTGATGATAAAGGCATTTTAACCGAGGAAGGCATAGGCGTTTACAGTAAAGCGCTTGAAGGAGAACGCGCCTTTTTGTTGCCTACCGAAAAAATGCCCGCAAGTAAAAAAGATTTAGACGCTTTAGACGCTTTGGTAAAAAAAGGGCTGGTTGAAATTTCTTCAAAAGAGTACTCTTATATAAAAGAAAAAACAGATTGCTCAGATGAAACTTTAAAAACAAAACTGGCCGTTACAACGCTTCCTTTTAACAAAACCTTACGATACTTTGTAATGCCGCCTTCCCAAACGGGTGATTTGGACACCGACGTCAGGGCTTTTCCTTACTATTACGCTGTTAATCACCGCAAAGACAGCTTTTACGGGGAGAATAAAAAACAACCCGTTCATTCTTCCTTTTTCGGAACCGGCGGGAACAAAGATATAAAACTTTGCAATAAAAGCGGTATTTTAGTTTACGGCCCATAA
- a CDS encoding phytoene/squalene synthase family protein, with protein MNTSYKKSNFGSAFLFLSKEKKEALSVIYAFCRIVDDIVDEQHPNAQDELDFWKKELDSVFSAATPQTKLGKDLQKQVPLFNLTKKNFLLLIEGMEMDLHQRSYKTFDELKEYFYRVAGVVGLMCCEVFGAKGDDARNYAITLGNAVQMTNIIRDIYEDAEIGRIYIPSEDLQKFDITPKDIKNKCMARLAPLLKMEGEKAKQLFKTAKESFPSEYKSALKPAVIMGAVYEAILDKIAAKKYKFNKKVRLSKLKKISVLLKALIK; from the coding sequence ATGAATACATCTTACAAAAAATCTAACTTCGGCTCAGCATTTTTATTTTTAAGCAAAGAAAAAAAAGAGGCCTTATCCGTTATATACGCTTTTTGCCGCATAGTTGACGATATTGTAGATGAGCAGCACCCCAACGCGCAAGACGAGCTTGATTTTTGGAAAAAAGAATTAGATTCAGTATTTTCTGCGGCTACGCCGCAAACGAAGCTCGGCAAAGACCTTCAAAAACAGGTGCCTTTATTTAATTTAACCAAAAAGAATTTTTTGCTTTTAATTGAAGGAATGGAAATGGATTTACACCAGCGCTCCTACAAAACGTTTGATGAACTTAAGGAATATTTCTATAGAGTCGCGGGCGTGGTAGGCCTTATGTGCTGTGAGGTTTTCGGCGCCAAGGGCGATGATGCGCGCAACTACGCCATAACCTTAGGCAACGCTGTACAAATGACAAATATTATACGCGATATCTATGAGGACGCCGAAATTGGCCGGATATACATACCGTCTGAAGATTTACAAAAATTTGACATTACGCCAAAAGATATCAAGAATAAGTGTATGGCCCGTTTGGCTCCTTTGCTTAAAATGGAAGGGGAAAAGGCCAAACAGCTTTTTAAAACCGCTAAAGAAAGCTTTCCTTCGGAATATAAAAGCGCTTTAAAACCCGCAGTAATCATGGGCGCGGTATATGAGGCTATCTTAGATAAAATAGCCGCTAAAAAATATAAATTTAATAAAAAAGTGCGTTTAAGCAAACTAAAAAAAATATCTGTGCTACTTAAGGCTTTGATAAAATGA
- a CDS encoding HD domain-containing protein produces MITREEALALLKEHIKSDAMIKHSLASEAIMRAAAKELGEEEEKWGIAGLLHDIDVELTGGDHMRHAFESRPILQGKVDDDVIDAIEMHNAEVKNLTREKKLDIALTACETISGFITAIALIYPDKKVASVKVKSITKRMKENRFAAGVSREKILECEKIGIPFERFAEMSLKAMQDAAPSLGL; encoded by the coding sequence ATGATAACCAGAGAGGAAGCGCTTGCTTTACTTAAAGAGCATATAAAAAGCGATGCTATGATAAAACACAGCTTAGCATCCGAAGCTATTATGAGGGCCGCGGCAAAAGAACTTGGAGAGGAGGAGGAAAAATGGGGTATCGCGGGGTTGCTGCACGATATTGACGTTGAACTTACCGGTGGCGATCATATGCGCCACGCTTTTGAATCCCGCCCGATTTTACAAGGCAAAGTAGATGACGATGTTATTGACGCTATTGAAATGCATAACGCCGAAGTTAAAAATTTAACTAGAGAAAAAAAGCTTGACATAGCTTTGACCGCATGCGAAACCATAAGCGGTTTTATAACCGCCATAGCTCTTATTTATCCGGACAAAAAAGTAGCCTCCGTTAAAGTTAAATCAATAACAAAACGCATGAAAGAAAACCGTTTCGCGGCCGGCGTTAGCAGGGAAAAAATTTTGGAATGTGAAAAAATAGGCATTCCTTTTGAACGCTTTGCCGAGATGTCTTTAAAAGCCATGCAAGACGCGGCCCCGTCTCTTGGTCTTTAG
- the alaS gene encoding alanine--tRNA ligase codes for MDSKEIRASFLNFFKSKGCTVVASSSLIPQADPTLLFTSAGMVQFKANFLGLDKSLHRAVTCQKCVRTTDIDSVGFTNRHLTFFEMLGNFSFGDYFKEQAINWAWEYLTQTLQIPAEKLYVSIYKGGIAERDNEAYNFWLKHLPKEKIFELGEKDNFWTMGPTGPCGPCSEIYYDFGDKGCKNKNCNIECDCGRFVEIWNIVFTQFDRKDDGSIVPLSQKNIDTGMGLERLVMAMQNVQSPFETDLFTPTINEAKKLLKIEGKIKEEISTLRIVSDHIRSSVFLISEGILPSNEGRGYILRRLIRRALRYGKLAGVKGPFLHLLVSVIDLHFGEIYPEIRNNKNYISSVIKTEEEAFFKTLENGEERLEDIIKKSKKTISGENAFYLYETFGFPVELTKEIALAKGLALDEESFEKAKKEAREKSRSYADEFSKEKLVVLQKIENSLKNTFVGYEQIQTKSKVLIVLNDKFEQVKELSGPGYAVLDKTPFYATGGGQMGDRGAFSWKDGQALVSTAEKPLSNIILHAVEVSGVLKEGSEIEVKIDPVNRKKTAANHTAVHLINEALRQVIGESVHQAGSFVSADVFRFDYTAPHAPTSEQLARVFEMANNAVIRAHPVNCEIRPLEDAKKLGAVTLVGEQYADPARFVMVGANFNEPSLKYSLELCGGTHVNNTSEIITVILIKEGALSAGVRRIEGVAGIAAIDYLKENTHALSAMAKTLETSLKEVPARVNSVLEDLKAAKKEIASLRQKLLTGGSGGTQVKEDVLNGKKIISMKAEGANPKELRTLADSLSQKHKDAVIVIAVDNGDRRSFVVKKAEGSNTDACTLAKGLAGKMEGSAGGKADFAQGGCKVTDWNEFLKTIKELL; via the coding sequence ATGGACAGCAAAGAAATACGCGCTTCATTTTTAAATTTTTTTAAGTCAAAAGGTTGTACGGTTGTAGCTTCAAGCTCCCTTATTCCCCAGGCGGACCCGACTTTACTTTTTACCTCAGCCGGAATGGTTCAGTTTAAAGCTAATTTTTTAGGCTTGGATAAAAGCCTTCACCGTGCCGTTACCTGCCAAAAATGCGTGCGCACAACAGATATTGACAGCGTTGGTTTTACAAACCGCCATCTTACGTTTTTTGAAATGCTGGGCAATTTTTCTTTCGGTGATTATTTTAAAGAACAAGCCATAAACTGGGCTTGGGAATATTTAACACAAACGCTGCAAATACCGGCGGAAAAACTTTATGTAAGCATTTATAAAGGCGGCATTGCCGAGCGCGATAACGAAGCATATAATTTCTGGCTTAAACACCTTCCTAAAGAAAAAATTTTTGAACTGGGCGAAAAGGATAATTTTTGGACAATGGGCCCCACGGGTCCCTGCGGCCCGTGTTCTGAAATTTATTATGATTTTGGCGATAAAGGCTGCAAAAACAAAAACTGCAACATCGAGTGCGACTGCGGCCGGTTTGTTGAGATTTGGAACATTGTTTTTACCCAATTTGACAGAAAAGACGACGGTTCCATAGTGCCCCTTTCGCAAAAAAACATTGATACCGGCATGGGGCTTGAACGCCTTGTAATGGCCATGCAAAATGTACAAAGCCCTTTTGAAACGGACCTTTTTACCCCTACAATTAACGAAGCAAAAAAATTATTGAAAATTGAAGGGAAAATAAAAGAGGAAATATCCACTTTAAGAATAGTGTCAGATCATATAAGAAGCTCAGTCTTTTTAATATCGGAAGGTATTTTACCTTCTAACGAAGGCCGCGGGTATATTTTACGCCGCTTAATACGCCGCGCTTTAAGATACGGCAAATTAGCCGGCGTTAAAGGCCCTTTTTTACACCTGCTTGTAAGCGTAATTGATTTGCATTTTGGCGAAATTTACCCTGAAATCAGAAATAATAAAAACTATATTTCCTCAGTTATAAAAACGGAAGAAGAGGCCTTTTTTAAAACACTTGAAAACGGTGAAGAAAGACTTGAGGACATTATTAAAAAAAGCAAAAAAACTATAAGCGGCGAAAACGCTTTTTATCTGTACGAAACCTTCGGTTTTCCCGTTGAATTAACTAAAGAAATAGCCTTGGCAAAAGGACTTGCTTTAGATGAAGAATCTTTTGAAAAAGCAAAAAAAGAGGCACGCGAAAAAAGTCGTTCCTACGCGGATGAGTTTAGCAAAGAAAAGCTTGTTGTTTTACAAAAAATAGAAAACAGTCTTAAAAACACTTTTGTAGGGTACGAACAAATACAAACCAAATCAAAAGTCCTTATTGTTTTAAATGATAAATTTGAGCAGGTAAAAGAACTTTCCGGCCCGGGCTACGCCGTGCTTGATAAAACGCCTTTTTACGCCACGGGCGGCGGACAGATGGGAGACAGAGGGGCCTTTTCCTGGAAAGACGGGCAAGCCCTGGTTTCAACCGCGGAAAAACCTTTATCAAACATCATTTTGCACGCTGTTGAAGTTTCGGGCGTTTTAAAAGAAGGCTCTGAAATTGAAGTAAAAATTGACCCGGTTAACCGCAAAAAAACAGCTGCTAACCATACTGCCGTGCACTTAATTAATGAGGCGCTGCGCCAGGTAATAGGCGAAAGCGTGCATCAGGCGGGTTCTTTTGTATCGGCCGATGTTTTCAGGTTTGACTACACTGCACCGCACGCGCCTACCTCTGAACAGCTTGCCAGAGTGTTTGAAATGGCAAACAACGCCGTTATACGCGCGCATCCCGTTAACTGTGAAATACGCCCATTAGAGGACGCTAAAAAATTAGGTGCGGTTACCCTTGTGGGCGAACAATATGCCGACCCTGCCAGATTTGTTATGGTAGGAGCTAACTTTAACGAGCCTTCCTTAAAATACAGTTTAGAGCTTTGCGGCGGAACACACGTTAACAATACCTCGGAAATTATTACTGTAATACTTATTAAAGAAGGCGCCCTTTCCGCCGGGGTAAGGCGTATAGAAGGCGTTGCCGGCATCGCAGCGATAGACTATTTAAAAGAAAATACGCATGCTTTAAGCGCCATGGCAAAAACGCTTGAAACTTCTTTAAAAGAAGTGCCCGCCAGAGTCAATTCCGTACTGGAAGATTTAAAAGCCGCTAAAAAAGAAATAGCCTCTTTAAGGCAAAAACTTTTAACCGGGGGATCCGGCGGAACCCAGGTAAAAGAAGACGTTTTAAACGGGAAGAAAATTATTTCCATGAAAGCAGAGGGCGCCAACCCCAAAGAATTAAGAACGCTGGCCGACAGCTTAAGCCAAAAACATAAAGACGCAGTAATCGTTATAGCCGTAGATAACGGGGACAGGCGTTCATTTGTGGTAAAAAAGGCCGAGGGCAGCAACACCGACGCCTGCACGCTCGCCAAAGGTTTGGCGGGCAAAATGGAAGGCAGTGCCGGCGGCAAGGCTGATTTTGCCCAAGGCGGCTGTAAAGTAACGGATTGGAATGAGTTTTTAAAAACAATAAAAGAATTGCTTTAA